From Rhodamnia argentea isolate NSW1041297 chromosome 10, ASM2092103v1, whole genome shotgun sequence, a single genomic window includes:
- the LOC115745787 gene encoding clathrin light chain 2-like has translation MIISPLIPGTFPSREGKSAMTSLAGEESPTAGSARPFDGDGYVGYDPRLPSQRFGYEADPPPEFNAPSYGSAEDVFGSQAAAADSPPPAPMYAGSGGFSPERGGEGFQGGFGEPDGPILPPPANMQPEEGFALREWRRQNAIRLEEKEKREKELLVQIIEEAEQYKIEFYQKSSISVENSKSSNREREKLFVANQQKFHAEAEKDYWKSIADLIPREVPTIEKRGKKEKEKKPSIMVMQGPKPGKPTDLSRMRQLLIKLKHSTPPHMKPIPPEATESKKDAKAGALAAGAAPTAQAPSNATAAAARKVSSTA, from the exons ATGATTATCTCTCCGCTAATCCCCGGAACCTTTCCGTCGCGTGAGGGGAAATCAGCGATGACCTCCTTAGCCGGCGAAGAGTCGCCCACCGCCGGGTCGGCCCGGCCCTTCGACGGCGACGGCTACGTCGGGTACGACCCTCGCCTTCCTTCGCAGCGGTTCGGCTACGAAGCCGACCCGCCGCCGGAGTTCAATGCCCCGTCGTACGGGTCGGCCGAGGATGTGTTCGGGTCTCAGGCGGCCGCGGCGGATTCTCCTCCTCCGGCTCCGATGTACGCCGGGAGCGGCGGGTTCTCTCCGGAGCGGGGCGGCGAGGGTTTCCAGGGGGGTTTTGGTGAGCCGGACGGGCCGATCCTGCCGCCTCCGGCGAACATGCAGCCGGAGGAAGGGTTTGCTCTGAGAGAGTGGAGGAG GCAAAATGCGATCAGgttggaggagaaggagaagagggagaAAGAGTTGCTGGTGCAGATCATCGAGGAGGCGGAGCAATACAAGATAGAATTCTACCAGAAGAGCAGCATATCAGTGGAGAACAGCAAGTCTTCCAATAGAGAAAGGGAGAAG TTATTCGTGGCCAACCAGCAGAAGTTCCATGCCGAAGCTGAGAAGGACTATTGGAAGTCAATTGCAGACCTCATACCCCGTGAAGTTCCGACAATTGAGAAAAGGggtaagaaggagaaggagaagaagcccTCCATCATGGTTATGCAGGGGCCAAAACCAGGGAAGCCCACAGATCTCTCGAGGATGCGTCAGCTACTTATCAAGCTTAAGCACAGTACTCCTCCCCACATGAAACCTATCCCACCAGAAGCAACAGAATCTAAAAAAGATGCTAAAGCAGGTGCACTGGCTGCTGGTGCAGCCCCGACTGCTCAAGCTCCCTCTAATGCTACTGCTGCAGCTGCTCGCAAGGTTTCATCTACTGCTTGA
- the LOC115745791 gene encoding histone H4, producing the protein MSGRGKGGKGLGKGGAKRHRKVLRDNIQGITKPAIRRLARRGGVKRISGLIYEETRGVLKIFLENVIRDAVTYTEHARRKTVTAMDVVYALKRQGRTLYGFGG; encoded by the coding sequence ATGTCGGGCCGCGGGAAGGGTGGCAAGGGGCTGGGCAAGGGCGGGGCGAAGCGCCACCGCAAGGTCCTCCGGGACAACATCCAGGGCATCACCAAGCCGGCCATCCGCCGCCTGGCCCGCCGCGGCGGCGTGAAGCGCATCAGCGGCCTGATCTACGAGGAGACCCGCGGGGTCCTCAAGATCTTCCTCGAGAACGTCATCCGCGACGCCGTCACCTACACCGAGCACGCCCGCCGCAAGACCGTCACCGCCATGGACGTCGTCTACGCCCTCAAGAGGCAGGGCAGGACCCTGTACGGCTTCGGCGGCTGA